A window of Mycolicibacterium fluoranthenivorans contains these coding sequences:
- a CDS encoding flavin-containing monooxygenase, producing the protein MGEEQVESSPEWSDVLIIGAGISGINAAYRIHEQNPQLSYTILERRERIGGTWDLFRYPGIRSDSDIFTLSFPYEPWTRQEHVADGADIRQYLTDVARKYGIDRHIRFGTRVLSADWDSATDSWTVRTGASEATGESSRASEATGENSGASEATGGASDGPVYRARFLFFGTGYYDYDQPHNPPIPGLEDFGGQVVHPQFWPESLDYAGKKVVVIGSGATAISLVPALAEQAAHVTMLQRSPTYMASMSAVPAFTQGIRNMLPRKMSHQIVRTLNAWVHYLTYVFFRKAPNMGRKVIRDRNKARLPHGYPIDVHFNPRYRPWDQRMCLVLDGDLFEDISAGRVEVVTDHIDHVDPTGIVLKSGERVDADIIVTATGLTLQALGGIELSIDEQRVDPTDRFVYKEHLLEEVPNMAWCVGYTNASWTLRADMTAKAVAKLLAYMDSHGYTHAYPHLGGVAMQERPAWDLNAGYVQRAPHALPKSGTRRPWKVRHNYALDALEHRLDRIGESMVFGRAPVSSAADKPAVTPKVAI; encoded by the coding sequence ATGGGCGAGGAGCAGGTCGAGTCCTCTCCCGAATGGTCAGATGTGCTGATCATCGGGGCCGGGATCTCCGGGATCAACGCCGCCTACCGCATCCACGAACAGAACCCGCAGCTGAGCTACACCATTCTGGAGCGGCGCGAACGCATCGGCGGCACCTGGGATCTGTTCCGGTATCCGGGTATTCGATCTGACAGCGATATCTTCACCCTCAGCTTCCCCTACGAGCCGTGGACCCGGCAGGAACACGTCGCCGACGGCGCCGATATCCGCCAGTACCTGACCGATGTGGCGCGCAAATACGGCATCGACCGGCACATCCGGTTCGGCACCCGGGTGCTCTCGGCCGATTGGGACTCGGCCACCGATTCCTGGACGGTGCGTACCGGGGCGAGCGAAGCGACGGGGGAAAGTTCCAGGGCGAGCGAAGCGACGGGGGAAAATTCCGGGGCGAGCGAAGCGACGGGGGGCGCTTCCGATGGCCCGGTGTACCGGGCGCGATTCCTGTTCTTCGGTACCGGTTATTACGACTACGACCAGCCGCACAACCCGCCGATCCCCGGGCTGGAGGATTTCGGCGGTCAGGTGGTGCATCCGCAGTTCTGGCCCGAGTCATTGGACTACGCAGGCAAGAAGGTGGTGGTGATCGGCAGCGGCGCGACGGCGATCAGCCTGGTGCCTGCGCTGGCCGAGCAGGCCGCCCACGTCACCATGCTGCAGCGCTCCCCGACCTACATGGCATCGATGTCCGCTGTCCCGGCGTTCACGCAGGGAATCCGGAACATGCTGCCGCGCAAGATGTCTCATCAGATCGTGCGCACACTCAACGCCTGGGTTCACTACCTGACGTACGTCTTCTTCCGGAAAGCCCCGAACATGGGGCGCAAGGTGATCCGCGACCGAAACAAGGCGCGACTGCCGCACGGGTATCCCATCGATGTGCATTTCAACCCGCGCTACCGGCCATGGGACCAGCGGATGTGTCTGGTGCTCGACGGCGATCTGTTCGAAGACATCAGTGCTGGGCGTGTCGAGGTGGTCACCGACCACATCGACCACGTCGACCCCACCGGCATCGTGTTGAAGTCGGGCGAGCGGGTGGACGCCGACATCATCGTCACCGCGACGGGGCTGACGCTGCAGGCACTCGGCGGGATCGAACTCAGCATCGACGAGCAGCGCGTCGACCCCACCGATCGCTTCGTCTACAAGGAGCACCTCCTCGAGGAGGTGCCGAATATGGCGTGGTGTGTCGGCTACACCAACGCCTCGTGGACACTACGGGCCGACATGACCGCCAAAGCGGTGGCAAAGCTGCTGGCCTACATGGACTCTCACGGATACACCCATGCCTATCCACATTTGGGCGGGGTAGCCATGCAGGAGAGACCGGCCTGGGATCTCAACGCCGGGTACGTGCAGCGCGCCCCGCATGCGCTGCCGAAATCCGGTACCCGGCGGCCGTGGAAGGTGCGGCACAACTATGCCCTCGATGCCTTGGAGCACCGGCTCGACCGGATCGGGGAGTCGATGGTCTTCGGCCGGGCGCCGGTCAGCTCCGCCGCTGACAAGCCGGCCGTCACACCGAAGGTCGCCATCTAG
- a CDS encoding CocE/NonD family hydrolase yields MSDFTLAKRMLTALVLRVAAARFGLGPPTTSYDVTRDIDVPTRDGERLRTDVYTPESEPVGTLLMRTPYGRSSLLVTVVVGLYAGRGYRVVLQSTRGTFGSSGTFEPGRDETADAADTVAWLRTQPWFDGQFATMGASYLGFTQWALLSDPPPELTTSVIAMASHNLGESCWSTGSFALADILNWSYQVAHQEDGGTVRGLVRALTTVRRMRRPLQTVPLRDAGHRVLDGRVPWVESWLTTPDPADPYWRPSRLDDALHRVSAPVLLIAGWQDVFLTQTLEQYGALARRGAEPALIVGPWTHAEGGGDAVRETLAWLSGPRWSGARIYVSGGSGASEATGSGTGASESPWRELPAWPPPAENTVLYLQSRAALSGRRPADAGTIARFVFDPTDPTPTVGGRLLFAPSGYCEDGALAARADVVTFTTAPLTEALEVIGTPRIELVHRTDTGWADVWVRISEVGPDGASRNVSDGYVRRTPGAEPVLQLDLDPIAHRFSAGSRIRLLIAGGSHPRYARNHGTGESVWSATQMVSSSHEVGAGSRLLLPVPVDPA; encoded by the coding sequence ATGTCTGATTTCACGCTGGCCAAACGTATGCTGACCGCACTGGTGCTGCGGGTCGCCGCCGCCCGGTTCGGCCTGGGGCCGCCGACGACGAGCTACGACGTGACCCGCGATATCGACGTCCCGACCCGGGATGGCGAGCGGCTGCGCACCGATGTCTACACGCCGGAGTCGGAGCCGGTCGGCACGCTGCTGATGCGCACCCCGTACGGCCGCTCCAGTCTGTTGGTCACGGTGGTTGTCGGGCTGTACGCCGGACGCGGATATCGTGTCGTCTTGCAAAGTACGCGAGGGACTTTCGGTTCCAGTGGAACTTTCGAACCGGGCCGCGACGAGACCGCGGATGCGGCCGACACGGTGGCGTGGCTGCGTACTCAACCATGGTTCGACGGGCAGTTCGCCACCATGGGGGCGTCCTATCTCGGGTTCACCCAGTGGGCGTTGCTGTCCGACCCGCCGCCGGAGCTGACCACATCGGTCATCGCCATGGCATCCCATAATCTGGGCGAGTCCTGTTGGAGTACAGGTTCATTCGCGCTCGCCGATATCCTCAACTGGAGCTACCAGGTGGCTCATCAGGAAGACGGCGGCACCGTGCGCGGCCTGGTGCGGGCGCTCACCACGGTACGCAGGATGCGGCGGCCGTTGCAGACGGTGCCGCTGCGCGATGCCGGCCACCGGGTGCTCGACGGCCGCGTCCCCTGGGTGGAGTCCTGGCTGACCACACCGGATCCCGCTGATCCCTACTGGCGGCCCAGCCGGCTCGACGACGCACTGCACCGGGTGAGCGCGCCGGTGCTGCTGATCGCCGGGTGGCAGGACGTGTTCCTCACCCAGACCCTTGAGCAGTACGGCGCGCTGGCGCGCCGGGGTGCCGAGCCGGCGCTGATCGTGGGGCCGTGGACCCATGCCGAGGGCGGTGGCGACGCGGTCCGCGAGACGCTGGCCTGGCTGTCCGGACCACGCTGGAGCGGGGCGCGGATCTACGTCAGTGGTGGTAGTGGGGCGAGCGAAGCGACGGGGAGTGGTACCGGCGCAAGCGAGAGCCCGTGGCGTGAGCTGCCCGCATGGCCACCGCCTGCCGAGAACACGGTGCTGTACCTGCAGTCCCGGGCCGCACTGTCCGGCCGGCGGCCTGCCGATGCGGGGACCATCGCCCGGTTCGTGTTCGACCCCACCGACCCGACCCCGACGGTCGGTGGCCGACTTCTGTTCGCGCCCAGCGGGTATTGCGAGGACGGGGCTCTGGCCGCGCGCGCCGATGTCGTCACCTTCACCACTGCCCCGCTCACCGAGGCGCTGGAGGTGATCGGCACGCCGCGGATCGAGCTCGTGCACCGCACCGACACCGGGTGGGCCGACGTCTGGGTGCGGATCAGTGAGGTGGGGCCCGACGGCGCGTCCCGCAATGTGAGCGACGGCTACGTGCGACGGACACCTGGGGCCGAACCGGTGCTGCAGCTGGACCTGGACCCGATCGCGCACCGATTCTCGGCCGGATCGCGGATCAGACTGCTGATCGCCGGCGGCTCACATCCACGCTATGCGCGCAACCACGGCACTGGTGAATCGGTATGGTCGGCAACGCAGATGGTGTCGTCATCCCATGAGGTCGGCGCGGGCTCCCGATTGCTGCTACCGGTTCCGGTGGACCCGGCCTAG
- a CDS encoding NAD(P)-dependent alcohol dehydrogenase, with protein MISARAAVLRAAGQDPQLTDIELRDPVADEVLVRIEAVGICHTDISVASWFSKVPMVFGHEGTGTVVAAGPRAQDRIGARVVLTFASCGTCANCAGDRPAYCDQSTNLNMRGSRRDDTSALRLDGQPITGGFFGQSSFATYAMARSRNAVTLPEGIDPALAAPLGCSVQTGAGAVLNVLTPAADDAVVVFGAGAVGLSAVMGARIARCRTIIAVDPIAARRALATELGATHTCDPADTDVPAAVLELTGGAAAVIDTTARPEVVASAVGLLRSRGTLALLGLGAPMAELPVALIMAKGITVRGVVEGDSDPHVFIPYLADLHLRGELPLDKLVTSFPFDDFGRVWSAAKAAEVIKPVLVTSD; from the coding sequence GTGATATCAGCACGTGCCGCGGTACTCCGCGCAGCAGGTCAGGACCCGCAGCTCACCGATATCGAACTGCGTGATCCGGTCGCTGACGAGGTGCTCGTCCGCATCGAGGCCGTCGGCATCTGCCATACCGACATCAGCGTGGCGTCCTGGTTTTCCAAGGTGCCCATGGTGTTCGGGCACGAAGGCACCGGCACCGTCGTGGCCGCGGGACCCCGGGCACAGGACCGCATCGGGGCGCGGGTGGTGCTCACCTTCGCCAGCTGCGGCACGTGCGCCAACTGTGCCGGTGACCGTCCGGCCTACTGCGACCAGTCGACCAACCTGAACATGAGGGGCAGCCGCCGCGACGACACCAGCGCCCTGCGCCTGGATGGTCAGCCGATCACCGGAGGATTCTTCGGCCAGTCCAGCTTCGCGACCTACGCCATGGCCCGCAGTCGCAACGCCGTCACGCTGCCCGAGGGCATCGACCCCGCGTTGGCCGCACCGCTGGGCTGCAGTGTGCAGACCGGCGCGGGGGCGGTACTCAACGTGCTGACCCCGGCCGCCGACGACGCGGTCGTCGTGTTCGGTGCCGGCGCGGTCGGGCTGTCGGCGGTGATGGGGGCCCGCATCGCGCGGTGCCGCACCATCATCGCCGTCGACCCGATCGCTGCGCGCCGCGCACTCGCCACCGAATTGGGCGCCACCCACACGTGCGACCCCGCCGATACCGACGTCCCGGCCGCCGTGCTGGAGCTGACCGGTGGGGCCGCGGCCGTCATCGACACCACGGCCCGCCCGGAGGTCGTCGCTTCCGCGGTCGGGCTGCTGCGCTCCCGCGGCACCCTGGCGCTGCTCGGACTCGGCGCGCCGATGGCCGAGCTGCCGGTGGCGCTCATCATGGCCAAGGGCATCACTGTGCGCGGCGTCGTCGAGGGCGACAGCGACCCGCATGTGTTCATCCCGTACCTCGCCGACCTGCACCTGCGTGGCGAGTTGCCCCTGGACAAACTGGTCACCAGCTTCCCCTTCGATGATTTCGGCCGGGTGTGGTCCGCGGCGAAGGCCGCCGAGGTGATCAAGCCGGTGCTCGTCACGTCGGATTGA
- a CDS encoding TIGR03617 family F420-dependent LLM class oxidoreductase has translation MTALYGPTDAADRARALRDAGASGVFSFEGPHDVFTPLTLASTVGGLDLMTNVAIAFPRNPIHLAHQAIDHQILSGGRFTLGLGTQIRTQIEKRFGADFDRPVARMTEMVAALRAIFTTWSTGERLEFRGEFYRHTLMTPTFTPRGNVYGPPPIYVGALGPRLTRAVAEHADGLLVMPFGNKKFLHEVTMAAVDEGLAAAGRDRADLAIVPEIIVSVGDDHAATRQLLAFYGSTPAYRPVLDVHGWGDLQPELNALSKQGRWAEMGALIDDDVLHTIAACGTPAEVAAHIRDRVAGISDRICIYQPGPIAVDSLAQIVDALRT, from the coding sequence ATGACGGCGTTGTACGGGCCGACCGATGCTGCCGACCGTGCGCGGGCGCTGCGCGATGCCGGGGCCAGTGGGGTGTTCAGCTTCGAAGGTCCGCACGACGTTTTCACGCCGCTGACGTTGGCGTCCACCGTGGGCGGCCTGGACCTGATGACCAATGTGGCGATCGCATTCCCGCGCAATCCGATTCACCTGGCGCACCAGGCCATCGACCATCAGATCCTGTCCGGCGGCCGGTTCACCCTGGGGCTCGGCACTCAGATCCGCACCCAGATCGAGAAGCGGTTCGGCGCCGACTTCGACCGGCCGGTGGCGCGGATGACCGAAATGGTCGCGGCGCTGCGGGCCATCTTCACCACCTGGTCGACGGGGGAGCGGCTGGAGTTCCGGGGCGAGTTCTATCGGCACACCCTGATGACCCCGACCTTCACGCCGCGCGGCAACGTCTACGGACCGCCGCCCATCTATGTGGGCGCGTTGGGTCCGCGACTGACCCGGGCGGTGGCCGAGCACGCCGACGGCTTGCTGGTGATGCCGTTCGGGAACAAGAAGTTCCTCCACGAGGTCACGATGGCCGCCGTCGACGAAGGGCTCGCCGCGGCCGGGCGGGATCGCGCCGACCTGGCGATCGTGCCGGAGATCATCGTCTCGGTGGGCGACGACCACGCCGCGACGCGCCAATTGCTGGCGTTCTACGGTTCCACCCCGGCCTACCGGCCTGTACTGGACGTGCACGGATGGGGCGACCTGCAGCCCGAACTCAACGCGCTGTCCAAGCAAGGACGATGGGCGGAGATGGGGGCGCTGATCGACGACGACGTGCTGCACACCATCGCCGCATGCGGCACACCCGCCGAGGTGGCCGCCCATATCAGGGACCGGGTGGCCGGTATCTCGGACCGGATCTGCATCTACCAGCCCGGACCGATCGCGGTGGATTCACTGGCGCAGATCGTTGACGCGCTGCGCACCTGA
- the mug gene encoding G/U mismatch-specific DNA glycosylase gives MGYTPDILDTGLDVVFCGINPASTAAAAGHNFSSPSNRFWTVLHRAGYTDVRLRPDQEQLLLTYGCGITAVVTRPTPRASDVTAAEFRDSAPVFEAKVRHYAPRVVAFLGKRALAAMLSRPDLEWGRQPRGIAGAQAWVLPNPSGLNRNFTLDALVAAYAELRRPDGDAGRQ, from the coding sequence ATGGGATATACGCCCGACATCCTGGACACCGGACTGGATGTCGTCTTCTGCGGGATCAACCCGGCGTCCACCGCGGCGGCTGCCGGGCACAACTTCTCCAGTCCGAGCAACCGCTTCTGGACGGTGCTGCACCGGGCGGGGTACACCGACGTCCGGTTGCGACCCGACCAGGAGCAGCTGCTGCTGACCTACGGCTGCGGTATCACCGCCGTCGTCACCCGGCCGACCCCGCGTGCCAGTGATGTCACCGCAGCTGAATTCCGTGACTCGGCACCGGTGTTCGAGGCCAAGGTCCGGCATTACGCGCCGCGGGTCGTCGCGTTCCTGGGCAAGCGTGCGCTGGCGGCGATGCTGTCGCGTCCCGATCTCGAGTGGGGACGGCAACCGCGTGGCATCGCGGGCGCACAGGCGTGGGTGCTGCCCAATCCGAGCGGTCTGAACCGGAATTTCACGCTCGACGCGCTCGTCGCCGCGTATGCCGAATTACGGCGTCCGGATGGTGACGCCGGTCGCCAGTAG
- a CDS encoding alpha/beta fold hydrolase: MALPSLPASRTLTVRSADGTRLHAQVFGPEHGYPIVLAHGITCALEVWAHQIADLAGDYRVIAYDHRGHGRSETPRERRGYSLNHLAADLDAVLDATLVPGERAVIAGHSMGGIAISSWSQRYPQRVAQCADAVALINTTTGDLLRNVRLAPVPAPLTEARIRAAGTFLKTFGATPIPNLAGGPNKRFVQYLAVGRDADPEVADLIYRLFAATPPAGRGGWARVLVDGLGPTHISLHNLTVPTLVIGSRKDRLLPINSSRHIAEHAPNLSAFVEMSGGHCAILERPAEVNRQLRSLAESVARQQLSS, encoded by the coding sequence ATGGCGCTTCCCTCGCTACCTGCGAGCCGCACGCTCACGGTGCGTTCGGCCGACGGCACCCGGCTACACGCGCAGGTGTTCGGGCCGGAGCACGGTTATCCGATCGTGCTGGCACACGGCATCACCTGCGCCCTGGAGGTCTGGGCCCACCAGATCGCGGATCTGGCCGGCGACTACCGCGTCATCGCCTACGACCACCGCGGCCACGGCCGCAGCGAAACCCCCAGGGAGCGCCGCGGCTACAGCCTCAACCACCTGGCCGCCGACCTCGATGCCGTCCTGGACGCCACGTTGGTGCCCGGTGAGCGGGCTGTCATCGCCGGGCACTCGATGGGCGGGATCGCGATCTCCTCCTGGTCGCAGCGCTACCCGCAGCGCGTCGCCCAGTGCGCCGACGCCGTCGCCCTGATCAACACCACCACGGGGGACCTGCTGCGCAATGTGCGGCTCGCGCCGGTGCCCGCCCCGCTCACCGAGGCCCGGATCCGGGCCGCCGGGACCTTCCTCAAGACGTTCGGGGCCACTCCGATCCCCAACCTCGCAGGCGGGCCCAACAAGCGCTTCGTCCAATACCTGGCCGTCGGCCGCGATGCGGACCCGGAGGTGGCCGACCTGATCTACCGGCTGTTCGCCGCCACCCCGCCGGCCGGCCGCGGCGGGTGGGCCAGGGTCTTGGTGGACGGCCTTGGGCCCACACATATTTCGCTGCACAACCTGACGGTGCCGACGCTGGTGATCGGCAGCCGCAAGGACCGGCTGCTACCGATCAACTCGTCGCGTCATATCGCCGAACACGCACCCAATCTTTCGGCGTTCGTCGAGATGTCCGGTGGCCACTGCGCCATCCTGGAACGGCCGGCCGAGGTGAACCGGCAATTGCGCAGCCTCGCCGAATCGGTTGCGCGGCAACAGCTCAGTTCCTGA
- a CDS encoding NADPH:quinone oxidoreductase family protein, producing MRAIHIPRLDGPSVAELVDIEEPGTDGVVIEVHAAGVAFPDALQTRGLYQYKAPLPYIPGAEVAGVVRSAPADAHVRAGDRVAGLTLLTGGMAEVVTLPAERVFALPDSVSFEAGAGVLFNDLTVHFALRTRGRLAAGETVLVHGAAGGIGTSTLRLAPAFGAARVIAVVSTEAKGETARAAGATDVVLADGFKDAVAELTGGRGVDIVLDPVGGDRFTDSLRSLAPGGRLLVVGFTGGEIPTVKVNRLLLNNVDAVGVGWGAWTMTHPGYLAQQWAELAPLLASGAVSAPEPEVYPFERAGDAIASLENRSATGKVVLKVR from the coding sequence ATGCGCGCCATACACATACCCCGGTTGGACGGTCCGTCGGTCGCGGAGTTGGTCGACATCGAGGAACCAGGCACCGACGGGGTGGTGATCGAGGTACACGCGGCCGGCGTGGCATTCCCCGACGCCCTGCAGACCCGCGGGCTCTATCAGTACAAGGCGCCGTTGCCCTACATCCCGGGAGCCGAGGTGGCCGGGGTGGTGCGCAGCGCACCGGCCGATGCCCATGTGCGCGCCGGGGATCGGGTGGCGGGACTGACCCTGCTCACCGGCGGGATGGCCGAGGTGGTGACGCTGCCCGCCGAGCGGGTGTTCGCCCTGCCGGACTCGGTGTCCTTCGAGGCCGGTGCGGGCGTGCTGTTCAACGATCTGACGGTGCACTTCGCCTTGCGGACCCGCGGCCGGTTGGCCGCCGGGGAGACGGTGCTGGTGCACGGTGCCGCCGGCGGGATCGGCACCTCGACGCTGCGGCTGGCACCGGCGTTCGGCGCCGCCCGGGTGATCGCGGTGGTGAGCACCGAGGCCAAGGGTGAGACCGCCCGCGCCGCAGGAGCCACCGACGTGGTGCTGGCCGACGGGTTCAAGGACGCGGTGGCCGAGCTGACCGGCGGTCGCGGCGTGGACATCGTGCTGGATCCGGTGGGCGGGGACCGGTTCACCGACTCACTGCGTTCCCTGGCTCCGGGCGGCCGGTTGCTGGTCGTCGGATTCACCGGCGGCGAGATCCCGACCGTCAAGGTGAATCGGTTGCTGCTCAACAACGTCGACGCCGTCGGTGTCGGCTGGGGCGCGTGGACCATGACCCACCCGGGCTACCTCGCGCAGCAGTGGGCGGAACTGGCCCCGCTGCTGGCCTCCGGCGCGGTCAGCGCACCCGAACCCGAGGTCTATCCCTTCGAGCGGGCCGGTGACGCCATCGCCTCGCTGGAAAACCGTAGTGCCACCGGCAAAGTCGTACTGAAGGTGCGCTAG
- the mbtM gene encoding long-chain-fatty acid--ACP ligase MbtM, with protein sequence MNPLAAVLRERLPVSGNHLVLLEDGIWVRHPWPEIYARAENVAEWASDGGITAIGLVGEPTAEFVAAVIGAQLAGAAVSILPGPIRGADPAEWAHGTLARFAGIGIRRVLSHGSYLERLAAESPAVAELATIAHPRRSSTVALPDVDAPVAVLQGTAGSTGTPRTVAMSPAAVLANLNGLNERIGVGPDDVGCSWLPLYHDMGLSFLLSGAVAAIDVWQAPTSAFQASPFRWLNWLSDSGATITAGPNMAYGMIGKYSRRVTGVDLSALRFALNGGEPVDCELTERFATEMARFGFDAGALSPSYGLAESNCAVTVPVPGMGLRAVETETGRRAVLGEPITGMEVRIEPGDDDTDGAIGEIALRGTSMMTGYLGDEPHSDQSWFRTGDLGYFADGGLVVCGRAKEIITVAGRNIFPTEVEQLAAQVPGVREGAVVAVGIGEGSVRPALVVTAEFRGPDEAGARTRLMQHVASGCGVMPADVIFVRPGTLPRTSSGKLRRLEVRRNLESR encoded by the coding sequence GTGAACCCATTGGCCGCGGTGCTGCGTGAGCGGTTGCCGGTCAGCGGCAACCATCTGGTGTTGCTCGAGGACGGCATCTGGGTTCGGCACCCGTGGCCGGAGATCTATGCCAGGGCCGAGAATGTGGCCGAGTGGGCCTCGGATGGCGGCATCACCGCGATCGGTCTGGTGGGCGAGCCGACCGCGGAGTTCGTCGCAGCGGTCATCGGCGCCCAGTTGGCCGGCGCCGCGGTATCGATCCTGCCGGGCCCCATCCGTGGCGCCGATCCCGCGGAGTGGGCGCACGGCACACTGGCACGGTTCGCCGGGATCGGCATCCGGCGGGTGCTGAGTCACGGGAGCTATCTGGAGCGCCTCGCCGCCGAGTCGCCGGCCGTGGCCGAGCTGGCCACCATCGCGCATCCGCGGCGGTCGTCCACCGTCGCGTTGCCCGACGTCGACGCGCCGGTCGCCGTCCTGCAGGGCACCGCCGGCTCGACGGGCACGCCACGCACGGTGGCGATGTCACCGGCGGCGGTGCTGGCCAACCTGAACGGGCTCAACGAACGCATCGGGGTGGGACCGGACGATGTCGGGTGTTCGTGGTTGCCGCTCTACCACGATATGGGCCTGAGCTTCCTGCTGTCGGGCGCGGTCGCGGCCATCGACGTGTGGCAGGCCCCGACCTCGGCATTCCAGGCCTCACCGTTCCGGTGGCTCAATTGGCTCAGTGACAGCGGGGCCACCATCACGGCCGGACCGAATATGGCCTACGGGATGATCGGCAAATATTCCCGCCGCGTCACCGGCGTCGACCTGTCCGCACTGCGTTTCGCGCTCAACGGCGGTGAGCCCGTCGACTGCGAACTCACCGAACGGTTCGCGACCGAGATGGCGCGGTTCGGCTTCGATGCGGGTGCCCTGTCGCCGTCCTACGGTTTGGCCGAATCCAACTGCGCGGTCACGGTTCCCGTGCCCGGGATGGGTTTGCGTGCGGTCGAGACCGAAACCGGCAGGCGCGCCGTGCTCGGTGAACCGATCACCGGGATGGAGGTGCGAATCGAACCGGGCGACGACGATACCGACGGGGCTATCGGTGAGATCGCCCTCCGCGGCACCTCGATGATGACCGGGTATCTCGGCGACGAGCCGCACAGCGATCAATCCTGGTTCCGCACCGGCGATCTCGGCTACTTCGCCGACGGCGGTCTGGTGGTGTGCGGCCGGGCCAAGGAGATCATCACGGTCGCCGGGCGCAACATCTTCCCGACCGAGGTCGAGCAGTTGGCCGCCCAGGTCCCCGGAGTGCGCGAAGGTGCCGTGGTGGCCGTCGGCATCGGCGAGGGCTCGGTGCGGCCCGCCCTGGTGGTCACCGCCGAGTTCCGCGGTCCCGACGAGGCCGGTGCCCGTACCCGGTTGATGCAGCACGTCGCGTCGGGATGCGGCGTCATGCCCGCGGACGTCATCTTCGTCAGGCCGGGCACCCTGCCCAGAACGTCCTCGGGCAAGCTGCGTCGCCTGGAGGTCAGGCGCAATCTGGAGAGCCGTTAG
- a CDS encoding flavin monoamine oxidase family protein, which yields MGDVIVVGAGFAGLSAARELTKLGHEVVVLEGRDRVGGRSYTTTIAGVPVDLGGTFVGPTQDAVLTLAAELGCETVPTHSRGKNLIDWHGRVRSYRSTIPKLSMIELFDVSRIQWRFERLSRLIPVTNPWSVPAAARLDRRSLDSWLRSVHANASTRNLMAIMSRVTWGCEPDEVSMLHAVRYVKAAGGLGPMLDVKGGAQQDRFPAGTQPIAVRMAEDLTVYLNTAVRRIAREGTGYRVESAAESWHATAVIVAIPPAHRGAIAFEPALPDEHRELIAHWPQGNLSKAYVAYEKPFWRAAGFSGEALSDEGPVFITFDVSPSDDGPGVLLGFADARTFDPLPAAQRRERALRNFTALFGDAAANPIAYMDHCWGAEPFAPGGPTAAVPPGSWSSYGHVLRAPVDGVFWAGTETADEWTGFLDGAVRSGQRAAAEVIDYLSR from the coding sequence GTGGGCGATGTCATCGTGGTGGGAGCCGGATTCGCGGGACTGTCGGCAGCGCGCGAGCTGACCAAACTCGGGCACGAGGTGGTGGTGCTGGAGGGCCGCGACCGCGTCGGCGGCCGGTCGTACACGACCACGATCGCCGGCGTGCCGGTCGACCTGGGCGGCACCTTCGTCGGCCCGACCCAGGATGCGGTCCTCACGCTGGCCGCCGAGCTGGGCTGCGAGACCGTACCCACCCACAGCCGCGGGAAAAACCTGATCGATTGGCACGGACGGGTGCGGTCCTATCGGAGCACCATCCCCAAGCTGTCGATGATCGAACTGTTCGACGTGTCCCGTATCCAGTGGCGTTTCGAGCGGCTGTCCCGGCTGATCCCGGTGACCAACCCGTGGTCGGTCCCCGCCGCCGCGCGGCTCGACCGGCGCAGCCTGGACAGCTGGCTGCGGTCTGTGCACGCGAATGCCTCGACGCGGAATCTGATGGCGATCATGTCCCGGGTGACCTGGGGGTGCGAACCCGACGAGGTCTCGATGCTGCACGCAGTGCGCTACGTGAAGGCGGCCGGCGGCCTGGGACCGATGCTCGACGTCAAGGGCGGCGCCCAGCAGGACCGCTTCCCCGCCGGGACACAACCGATCGCGGTACGGATGGCCGAAGACCTGACCGTCTACCTGAACACGGCCGTGCGCCGGATCGCGCGGGAGGGCACCGGCTATCGCGTGGAATCGGCGGCAGAGTCATGGCACGCCACGGCGGTGATCGTCGCGATCCCGCCCGCCCATCGCGGGGCGATCGCCTTCGAGCCGGCCCTGCCCGACGAGCACCGGGAACTCATCGCGCATTGGCCGCAGGGCAATCTCAGCAAGGCCTACGTCGCCTACGAGAAGCCGTTCTGGCGGGCGGCGGGCTTTTCCGGGGAGGCACTGTCCGACGAAGGACCGGTGTTCATCACCTTCGACGTCAGCCCGAGCGACGACGGACCCGGGGTGTTGCTGGGCTTCGCCGACGCCCGCACCTTCGACCCGCTGCCCGCAGCGCAGCGCCGGGAACGGGCACTGCGCAACTTCACCGCATTGTTCGGCGACGCGGCCGCGAACCCCATCGCCTACATGGACCATTGCTGGGGTGCAGAACCTTTCGCGCCGGGCGGGCCCACCGCGGCGGTGCCGCCGGGGTCGTGGAGCAGCTACGGGCACGTGCTGCGGGCCCCGGTGGACGGCGTGTTCTGGGCGGGTACCGAGACCGCCGACGAATGGACCGGGTTCCTCGACGGCGCGGTGCGGTCCGGGCAGCGTGCGGCGGCCGAGGTGATCGACTACCTCAGTCGGTGA